A portion of the Deinococcus peraridilitoris DSM 19664 genome contains these proteins:
- a CDS encoding class I SAM-dependent methyltransferase — protein sequence MTGKTEAGRAWSDDIARRPGGYSVTWTQWVEGPDAQAIFDALVFDRTAGKIALDCGCGDGAFTLAVARGASSVTGIDFSEGMLAHARVLAAERGMQNVVFVHAHARQDALLPARSFDVAYSRRGPNITAVVPALVRPGGVLLGLHPLERDEDQVRYAQGLRESDLDVRRFERLDDRLRFPTLVDLAGYLQRTPGMPDVRRPEHADLLHELAGEMVHPDGGFVQQVRWLLWEAQVRW from the coding sequence ATGACGGGCAAGACTGAGGCGGGACGCGCCTGGAGCGACGACATTGCCCGCAGGCCCGGCGGTTACTCGGTCACCTGGACGCAGTGGGTGGAAGGCCCGGACGCGCAGGCGATCTTCGACGCACTGGTGTTCGACCGCACGGCGGGGAAAATCGCACTGGACTGCGGTTGCGGGGACGGGGCGTTCACGCTGGCCGTCGCGCGGGGCGCGTCGAGCGTGACGGGCATCGACTTCTCCGAGGGCATGCTCGCCCACGCCCGAGTGCTCGCGGCCGAGCGTGGCATGCAGAACGTGGTGTTCGTTCACGCACATGCCCGGCAGGACGCCCTTTTGCCCGCTAGGTCGTTCGATGTGGCGTACTCGCGAAGGGGGCCCAACATCACGGCCGTCGTGCCTGCCCTGGTGCGTCCCGGGGGCGTCCTGCTGGGCCTGCACCCCCTGGAACGCGATGAGGACCAGGTGCGGTACGCCCAGGGCCTGCGGGAGTCGGACCTGGACGTGCGGCGCTTCGAGCGGCTGGACGACCGCTTGCGCTTCCCGACGCTCGTGGACCTCGCCGGGTACCTGCAACGGACGCCCGGCATGCCGGATGTGCGCCGGCCCGAGCACGCGGACCTGCTGCACGAACTGGCGGGCGAGATGGTTCACCCGGACGGTGGCTTCGTGCAGCAGGTGCGCTGGCTGCTGTGGGAGGCGCAGGTACGCTGGTGA
- a CDS encoding nucleotidyltransferase domain-containing protein, protein MKREFVSVDLSFVTHTAHREVLRSELGLAVREGALGVLVCGSVARGTACPNADLDLRVYAARSQPFESLFRDGVLVERHHHTFEQAQARLASRPPDLYAWQEARILHDPTLALHELKARAHEALAAYRTPEADRRAVRHWLTSTVRKLHSDLDTARQVFFVHTTTWKLLEGVCVLYDRPVPSSTLMWELLPVLPGPGSGWWRPLLLGEPGERVAAFENVTAWLLENTVDL, encoded by the coding sequence GTGAAGCGTGAGTTCGTGAGCGTGGACCTCAGCTTCGTGACGCACACCGCGCACCGGGAGGTATTGCGAAGCGAGCTCGGCCTCGCCGTACGCGAAGGGGCGCTGGGTGTGCTGGTGTGCGGCAGCGTCGCACGTGGCACCGCCTGCCCGAATGCGGACCTCGACCTGCGGGTGTACGCAGCGCGCTCCCAACCGTTCGAGTCACTCTTCCGTGACGGCGTCCTCGTGGAGCGGCACCACCATACCTTCGAGCAGGCACAGGCGCGTCTCGCGTCGCGTCCGCCCGACCTGTACGCCTGGCAGGAAGCGCGGATTTTGCATGACCCGACGCTCGCGCTACACGAGCTGAAGGCACGCGCCCACGAAGCGCTCGCCGCATACCGGACTCCGGAAGCAGACCGCCGGGCCGTGCGGCACTGGCTGACCAGCACCGTCCGCAAGCTGCACAGCGACCTGGACACTGCACGGCAGGTGTTCTTCGTACACACGACAACGTGGAAACTGCTGGAAGGCGTATGCGTGCTGTACGACCGTCCCGTGCCGTCCTCGACGCTGATGTGGGAGCTCCTGCCGGTCCTGCCGGGTCCGGGGAGCGGTTGGTGGCGTCCGCTGCTGCTCGGCGAGCCAGGCGAGCGTGTCGCGGCCTTTGAGAACGTCACGGCGTGGTTGCTGGAAAACACCGTTGACCTGTAG
- a CDS encoding HIT family protein, which yields MNAPRHAPGDYFCPFCEVVRGGRVARTQPEDVILHTPLVTAFIAAGWWPNNPGHVLVVPNAHFENLYDLPDEYGAEIHRVSRQVALALKAAYGCEGTSVRQHNEPGGGQDVWHYHLHVFPRSAGDDLYVLTPQRRMTRPEEREPYALKLRATLEAQQG from the coding sequence ATGAACGCCCCTCGGCACGCCCCTGGTGATTACTTCTGCCCGTTCTGCGAGGTGGTGCGCGGTGGCCGTGTGGCGCGCACGCAACCTGAGGACGTCATCCTGCACACGCCGCTCGTCACCGCCTTCATCGCTGCGGGATGGTGGCCGAACAACCCCGGTCACGTCCTCGTGGTCCCCAACGCGCACTTCGAGAACCTGTACGACCTGCCCGATGAGTACGGCGCGGAGATTCACCGGGTCTCGCGGCAGGTGGCGCTGGCACTCAAAGCCGCGTACGGTTGCGAGGGCACGTCAGTGCGGCAGCACAACGAGCCGGGTGGCGGGCAGGACGTGTGGCACTACCACCTGCACGTGTTCCCGCGCTCCGCGGGAGACGACCTGTACGTGCTCACCCCGCAACGCCGCATGACGCGACCTGAGGAACGCGAGCCGTACGCCCTGAAACTCCGTGCGACCCTCGAAGCCCAACAGGGCTGA
- a CDS encoding HIT family protein, with product MRERRPFDLDTYVQRTRTGPCFICALLSGHPDYRHHVLYQDEFFIAFLAKSPNAERREFVQALGYVLIAPREHREHVTGDFTQDEYLRLQALVYRVGEALCAELPTERVYVLSLGSQQGNAHVHWHVVPLPPGVPYEQQQFHFLMAEHGVLEVQLSELDDLAGRLRSRLNA from the coding sequence ATGCGGGAACGGCGCCCCTTCGATCTCGACACCTACGTGCAGCGCACCCGGACTGGCCCGTGCTTCATCTGTGCACTGCTCAGCGGGCATCCGGACTACCGGCATCACGTGCTGTACCAGGACGAGTTCTTCATTGCCTTCCTCGCAAAATCTCCCAATGCGGAGAGGCGGGAATTCGTGCAGGCCCTCGGGTACGTGCTCATCGCACCCAGGGAGCACCGCGAGCACGTGACGGGCGACTTCACTCAGGACGAGTACCTGCGCCTCCAAGCACTCGTGTACCGCGTGGGCGAGGCCCTCTGCGCGGAACTGCCGACCGAGCGGGTGTACGTCCTGTCCCTCGGCAGCCAGCAGGGCAACGCGCACGTCCACTGGCACGTCGTGCCCCTCCCGCCGGGCGTGCCGTACGAACAGCAGCAGTTTCACTTCCTGATGGCCGAGCACGGCGTGCTGGAAGTCCAACTGAGTGAGCTGGACGACCTCGCGGGCCGACTGCGCTCACGTCTGAACGCGTGA
- a CDS encoding protein jag has protein sequence MDKKTNLDDYLADLGISEAEDEAPPRPPVALPESPRANVPSEAPSTIVERFLRGLLSRIDETLEVTVREAEDAVEADITGERAGRLAGRDGRVLAAIELLTHTVLSKHTGRADARVRIDAGGFRRRHADNLTKLAERLAVQVAKSGESHELQPMPPGDRRIMHIALKEHPDVMTESVGEGPGRHLIIRPRHASN, from the coding sequence ATGGACAAGAAAACCAATCTGGACGACTACCTTGCCGACCTCGGCATCAGCGAGGCGGAAGATGAGGCGCCCCCGCGCCCACCGGTCGCCTTGCCCGAGTCGCCGCGTGCGAACGTGCCCAGCGAAGCGCCGAGCACCATCGTGGAGCGTTTTTTGCGCGGCCTGCTGTCACGCATCGACGAGACGCTCGAGGTGACCGTGCGCGAGGCTGAGGACGCGGTGGAGGCCGACATCACGGGTGAGCGTGCGGGCCGTCTGGCAGGTCGTGACGGGCGGGTGCTGGCCGCCATCGAACTGCTGACCCACACGGTGCTCTCCAAGCACACCGGACGGGCCGATGCGCGGGTACGTATCGACGCCGGAGGTTTTCGGCGCCGTCACGCCGACAACCTGACCAAGCTGGCCGAGCGGCTGGCCGTTCAGGTAGCCAAGAGCGGCGAGAGTCACGAATTGCAGCCCATGCCGCCGGGTGACCGCCGCATCATGCACATCGCCCTCAAAGAGCATCCCGACGTGATGACCGAGTCGGTCGGGGAAGGACCGGGCCGCCACCTGATCATCCGGCCGCGGCACGCCAGCAATTGA